A genomic region of Alligator mississippiensis isolate rAllMis1 chromosome 4, rAllMis1, whole genome shotgun sequence contains the following coding sequences:
- the CAVIN2 gene encoding caveolae-associated protein 2 produces MGEDGAQAERSSAPALPEPSASPEPPGSPGAGEAIRDSSQVNAITVLTLLDKLVHMLDSVQEKQEAMEQRQIELEGSVKGIQGDLSKLCKHHTSTSNAVSKLLEKSRKVSAHTREVRERMDRQCAQVKRLESNHAQLLRRNHFKVLIFQEENEIPASVFAKEPVPSITEGKEELEDENKTLEETLHTVELSSDDEMPHDENGLDDSADEKGESRAEKIKRSSLKKVDSLKKAFSRQNIEKKMNKIGTKIVSAERREKIKKSLTPHHQKSTSKSSSFKVSPLTFNVKKVREGETPAENEEKPPETTSSDQAVNDEETSFTEAYSELTPTTSITEEDKAIVDSFEKEPREEGGSKRISNTIELSIVEDDDEYGTAPEFSSQRQYDERNKPTSGETEQSDEESTQAAVLQIDQTA; encoded by the exons atgggggaggacGGCGCGCAGGCGGAGCGGAGCAGCGCCCCGGCCCTGCCGGAGCCCAGCGCCAGCCCGGAGCCGCCCGGCAGCCCGGGCGCGGGCGAGGCGATCCGGGACAGCTCGCAGGTGAACGCCATCACGGTGCTGACGCTGCTGGACAAGCTGGTGCACATGCTGGACTCGGTGCAGGAGAAGCAGGAGGCGATGGAGCAGCGGCAGATCGAGCTGGAGGGCTCGGTCAAGGGCATCCAGGGCGACCTGAGCAAGCTGTGCAAGCACCACACGTCCACCAGCAATGCCGTGAGCAAGCTGCTGGAGAAGTCGCGCAAGGTCAGCGCCCACACGCGCGAGGTGCGCGAGCGCATGGACCGCCAGTGCGCCCAGGTCAAGCGGCTGGAGAGCAACCACGCGCAGCTGCTGCGCCGCAACCACTTCAAGGTGCTCATCTTCCAG GAGGAAAATGAGATTCCTGCCAGTGTTTTTGCAAAAGAACCTGTTCCCAGTATcacagaagggaaggaagaactTGAAGATGAGAACAAGACTCTGGAAGAAACCTTGCATACAGTGGAGCTGTCATCAGATGATGAAATGCCTCATGATGAAAATGGTCTGGACGACAGTGCAGATGAAAAGGGAGAATCCAGAGCTGAGAAAATAAAAAGATCAAGCCTCAAGAAAGTGGACAGTCTCAAGAAAGCATTTTCCCGCCAAAACATTGAGAAAAAGATGAACAAGATCGGCACAAAGATAGTCTCTGCTGAGCGGAGAGAGAAGATTAAGAAATCACTTACTCCACATCACCAGAAATCCACTTCAAAGAGTTCCTCTTTCAAAGTGTCCCCCCTCACATTCAACGTGAAGAAAGTCCGTGAAGGAGAGACCCCTGCTGAAAATGAGGAGAAACCACCAGAAACTACAAGCAGTGATCAAGCTGTGAATGATGAGGAGACCTCATTCACTGAGGCATACTCAGAGTTGACACCTACCACTTCTATAACAGAGGAGGACAAAGCAATAGTCGATTCCTTTGAGAAGGAacccagggaggaaggagggagcaaAAGGATAAGCAACACCATTGAGCTTTCAATTGTTGAAGATGATGATGAGTATGGAACAGCACCAGAATTTTCTAGCCAGAGACAGTATGATGAGAGAAACAAACCAACCAGTGGAGAAACAGAACAGTCTGATGAAGAATCAACCCAAGCTGCTGTTCTCCAGATAGACCAAACAGCATAA